One segment of Dromaius novaehollandiae isolate bDroNov1 chromosome Z, bDroNov1.hap1, whole genome shotgun sequence DNA contains the following:
- the LOC135324765 gene encoding growth arrest and DNA damage-inducible protein GADD45 gamma-like — protein MTLEEVHGQEPVPEGHDRMQGAGKALHELLVSAQRRGCLTAGVYESAKLMNVDPDNVAFCVLATDEEDEGDIALQIHFTLIQAFCCENDIDIVRVNDVPKLAAIVGPSEESGEPRDLHCILITNPNEDGWKDPALEKLNLFCEESRNVNDWVPTIALPE, from the exons ATGACTCTGGAGGAAGTCCACGGACAGGAGCCTGTGCCTGAGGGCCACGACCG GATGCAGGGCGCCGGCAAGGCCCTCCACGAGCTGCTGGTGTCGGCGCAGCGCCGCGGCTGCCTCACCGCCGGCGTCTACGAGTCGGCCAAGCTGATGAATGT CGATCCGGACAATGTCGCCTTCTGCGTGCTGGCCACGGACGAGGAGGACGAGGGGGACATTGCCCTGCAGATCCACTTCACCCTCATCCAGGCTTTCTGCTGCGAGAATGACATTGACATCGTGCGGGTGAACGATGTGCCCAAGCTGGCGGCCATCGTGGGGCCCAGCGAGGAGTCTGGGGAGCCGCGGGACCTCCACTGCATCCTCATCACG AACCCAAATGAAGATGGCTGGAAGGACCCAGCTCTAGAAAAGCTGAACTTGTTTTGTGAAGAGAGCCGAAATGTCAATGACTGGGTGCCAACTATTGCCCTGCCTGAGTGA